One Pseudorasbora parva isolate DD20220531a chromosome 8, ASM2467924v1, whole genome shotgun sequence DNA window includes the following coding sequences:
- the akap1b gene encoding A kinase (PRKA) anchor protein 1b, whose product MPLRFRSFVPYTLPGVLALIGWWWYISRKKERITSHDSEEGSVMGLRTSSGEGSNGMVDKSCLAASSTHCRTSRDRVKAKEHRPVEQEVVAEIHTPVLKATAGEALGAPPVVLASGQLSAPQSSAKSLPPQSHPETTRQVTPVSSSTPTKTVEESPYHKRAEAAADSKPSSQLLPDLASVGSIKNQVDNQPLIRQPPAELVKAERPEPEGEVATETLAPTCAQNLPDDISKDELASTVSSTESEAVLLETCNPKTPLTLTTFPNSTSTPLSEISTEAQHHENGDLGLPAETSPDMQELQRLAAGLITEVISAATQEVMAFSSCESRYSKVSEVADSNTPAVNGKEVESCVPPESTGSEESRVAQIAEEIVNGCLAPSLWKMPENENEKEKGLLTLPSGEQLESTPVLAKLQAEEALVEDSGCSTCQSEDGVSSEDLHSTGLSSTVSESKEDLIQISGTCRASEGHGDGLQESLALITPQESPLTAENVATVCEAARLNGTGLRNGAASEVEADQSGGSDVNSMDSVDSCSTLGAGDGQLSGNQTCQSQSSELVVWEIEVPKHLVGRLIGKQGRYVSFLKQSSGAKIYISTLPYTQEFQICHIEGTQQQVDKALALIGKKFKDLDLTNLYAPPPPPLTLPSLPMTSWLLLPNGVTVEVIVVNIVSAGHLFVQQHTHPTYHALRSLDQQMFLCYSQPGTPPLPSPVEVGVICAAPAVDGAWWRAQVISFYKDSTEVEIRYVDYGGYDRVKIDTLRQIRSDFVTLPFQGTEVLLDNIAPLPGEDRFSAEANSALEEMTRGVPLLAQVTNYDNNTGLPLVHMWNMVGEELVLLNRTLAERGYGTWVDSF is encoded by the exons ATGCCACTGAGGTTCCGGTCCTTTGTTCCGTATACGCTTCCTGGAGTGCTAGCGCTCATAGGCTGGTGGTGGTACATCTCCCGCAAGAAAGAGCGAATCACCAGCCACGACAGTGAGGAGGGGTCAGTTATGGGCTTGCGGACCTCCTCTGGCGAGGGCAGCAATGGAATGGTCGACAAGAGCTGCCTTGCAGCCAGCAGCACACACTGTAGAACCAGCCGGGACAGAGTCAAGGCCAAAGAACACAGACCTGTTGAGCAGGAGGTTGTAGCGGAGATTCACACGCCGGTGCTAAAAGCCACTGCAGGAGAGGCTCTTGGCGCCCCTCCAGTTGTCTTGGCGAGTGGACAGCTAAGCGCTCCTCAGAGCAGTGCAAAATCATTGCCCCCACAAAGCCACCCGGAGACCACCAGGCAGGTGACTCCAGTGTCATCTTCAACCCCAACAAAAACAGTGGAGGAGAGCCCTTATCACAAAAGAGCAGAGGCAGCCGCTGACAGCAAACCCTCAAGCCAGTTACTACCAGATCTAGCAAGTGTTGGTTCAATCAAGAATCAGGTCGATAACCAACCATTAATTAGGCAGCCTCCCGCAGAGCTAGTCAAAGCAGAGCGACCTGAACCTGAGGGAGAGGTGGCCACTGAAACCTTGGCACCGACTTGTGCTCAGAATCTGCCAGATGACATTTCAAAAGATGAGCTGGCATCCACGGTGTCTTCAACGGAAAGCGAGGCTGTCTTGCTGGAGACCTGCAACCCAAAAACACCTCTAACTCTGACCACTTTCCCAAACTCCACCAGTACACCCCTCTCAGAAATCTCCACAGAGGCCCAACACCATGAAAACGGAGACCTGGGCCTGCCAGCCGAGACCAGTCCAGACATGCAGGAGCTCCAGCGTCTCGCGGCAGGGCTGATCACTGAGGTCATCTCGGCAGCCACCCAGGAGGTCATGGCGTTCAGTAGCTGTGAGTCCCGGTACAGCAAGGTCTCTGAAGTGGCCGACAGCAATACGCCAGCTGTAAATGGTAAGGAAGTAGAGTCTTGTGTACCTCCTGAAAGTACGGGAAGTGAAGAGTCTCGAGTGGCACAGATAGCAGAAGAGATTGTCAATGGTTGTCTGGCACCTTCGCTCTGGAAGATGCCAGAGAATGagaatgagaaagaaaaagGCTTGTTGACTCTGCCGTCTGGAGAACAGTTGGAGTCAACGCCAGTTCTGGCCAAGCTGCAGGCGGAGGAAGCTCTTGTTGAAGACTCAGGTTGTAGCACGTGCCAATCGGAGGATGGCGTCAGCAGCGAGGACCTCCATAGCACAGGATTGTCCTCGACAGTGTCTGAAAGCAAGGAGGACCTCATTCAAATTTCAGGGACTTGTAGGGCCTCAGAGGGTCATGGAGATGGACTGCAGGAGAGTCTTGCTCTAATTACTCCTCAGGAGTCTCCGCTCACTGCAGAAAATGTTGCTACTGTTTGCGAAGCAGCACGGTTGAACGGAACAGGCCTCAGGAATGGCGCAGCTAGTGAGGTAGAAGCTGACCAATCAGGAG GTTCAGATGTGAATAGTATGGATTCAGTGGATAGCTGTTCTACCTTGGGGGCAGGAGATGGCCAGCTGAGTGGCAACCAGACCTGTCAATCACAGAGCTCAGAGCTTGTGGTGTGGGAGATTGAGGTGCCAAAG CATCTAGTGGGACGGCTAATCGGCAAACAAGGGAGATATGTGAGCTTCCTGAAGCAGAGCTCTGGTGCTAAGATCTACATTTCAACCCTGCCTTACACTCAAGAGTTTCAGATCTGCCATATAGAGG GAACCCAGCAGCAAGTAGATAAGGCGCTGGCCTTGATTGGGAAGAAGTTTAAAGACTTGGACCTGACAAACTTGTACGCACCACCGCCCCCACCACTAACGCTGCCCTCTCTGCCCATGACTTCCTGG CTTCTGTTGCCCAATGGGGTGACTGTGGAGGTGATCGTGGTGAACATTGTATCAGCGGGTCACCTGTTTGTCCAGCAGCACACTCACCCTACGTACCACGCCCTGCGCAGTCTGGACCAGCAGATGTTCCTGTGCTATTCACAGCCCGGCACGCCCCCATTGCCATCACCTGTTGAAG TTGGCGTGATTTGTGCGGCCCCAGCTGTCGATGGAGCCTGGTGGCGAGCGCAGGTCATCTCCTTCTACAAAGATTCAACTGAAGTGGAAATCCGATATGTTGATTATGGAGGCTACGACAGAGTCAAGATTGACACCCTTCGACAGATCAG GTCGGACTTTGTGACATTACCGTTCCAAGGAACAGAAGTGTTATTGGACAACATTGCCCCACTTCCAG GAGAGGATCGGTTTTCAGCAGAGGCCAATTCTGCGCTGGAGGAGATGACAAGAGGGGTACCATTGCTGGCACAA GTCACCAACTATGACAACAATACAGGACTTCCTTTAGTACACATGTGGAACATGGTGGGAGAGGAG CTGGTCCTGCTCAACCGCACTTTGGCAGAGCGAGGTTATGGCACCTGGGTGGACAGTTTCTGA